The stretch of DNA CATGTTGAAACGCGCTCAAATATCTTCCACGTCATTTTATCGTCTTTTATCCCACCATTCTCCACCGCGCGCTCGATGACACGAAAGATCCCAGCGATTCTATACACTTCCAATCATCCATAAGTCCTTCTTTCGCCTCTGTACAGTCACACAAAATGgcttcagcagcagtagCTCCTTCAGGCCCTGGAGCCTCAATCTCCGACAGCTCTTTCACCGATAAGGTTCGTCTAGACTTCGGTGTGATTGGTCGTAAGCCGCTTTGTGCTGACAGATGAGTGTAGGGGAGACCTACTGAGGTCAGGTTGTCCAACATGAACGCGGCGAAGGGTATCCTCGGATTATTTGACGGCCGTGAAGTCATGCTAACTGGGATCTATAGCCGTTGCGGACGCCGTGCGAACTAGTTTGGGACCCAAGGGAATGGACAAGATGGTAAGGAGTTTGAAAATGCGGCTCGAAACATCATCGCTTATACTCTATGCTTTGGTCAGATCCAAACCAGTAATGGAGAAGTCGTCATCACCAACGACGGCGCTACCATCCTCAAGCACATGGCGGTACTCCACCCTGCTGCACGAATGGTATGTGCCGAATCAGATTCAGTCTTCCTGTACTAACAGTCAATTATTTCAGCTTGTTGAGCTCTCACAAGCTCAGGATATCGAGGCCGGAGATGGTACCACCAGTGTTGTCGTTCTTGCCGGAAGTCTGCTATCCGCCGCCGAACAGTTACTTGCTCAAGGTATCCATCCCACAACGGTAGCCCAGTCTTTCCAGAACGCCGCTTCCAAGGCTGTCGAGTTCCTCGAGGGTATAAGCATGCCTGTTGATCTGAACGACCGAGAGAGCTTGTTGCGTGCTGCCCGAACAAGTCTGAATTCCAAGGTTGGTTATTATGTCTTTTGAAGGTGGATGTTGTATACTTAATAAAAATTTAGATCGTTTCCCAATACTCCTCAACCCTTGCACCCATCGCCGTATCCGCCGTCACCCGACTCGTCacctccgcctcttccaatgTCGACTTGAGAGATATCAGAATAGTGAAGAAAGTCGGCGGGACGATTGAAGACACTGAGCTGGTTGAGGGTTTGGCGCTGAACCAAATCGCGATGACTAACGCCGGAGGACCTacaaggatggagaaggctAAGATTGGTTTGATTCAATTCCAGCTTAGTAGTCCTAAGCCCGACGTATGTGGATTCGCTCCGTAGTTCATTGAATCAGAAACTACGCTAACTTTTCTGCAGATGGACAATCAGATCGTAGTTAACGACTACCGTCAGATGGACAAGAtcttgaaggaagagcgaCAAtatctcctcaacctctgcAAGCGTATCAAGAAGACTGGCTGTAACGTTCTCCTCATTCAAAAATCTATCCTCCGTGACGCCGTCACcgatctttctcttcacttccttgccaagctcaagatcctcgtcatcaagGATATCGAGAGAGACGAAATCGACTTTATTGCCAAGTCCACCGGTGCCAAGCCCGTGGCCGACATTGAGGCCTTTACCGAGGACAAGCTCGGTTCTGCAGAGTTGGTGGAGGAAACTAACCAGTCCGGCGCCAAGGTCGTTAAGGTCACTGGTGTTAAGAACGCGGGTAAGACCGTGAGTGTTGTTTGCACGGGTGCGAATGAGCTTGTGCTTGAGGAGAGTGAAAGGAGTTTGCACGATGCTTTGTGTGTTGTAAGATGTCTTGTGAAGAAGCGGTAAGTCGTTCGTTGTTTCAGCTGTTCAAGCGTTCGCTGATCTGTCCTAGTGCGTTGATTGCCGGCGGTGGTGCTCCTGAAATCCAtgtctctcgtcttctgaCAGATTATTCCCACACTCTCAAGGGTAAAGAGGCTTATTGCTTCCAAGCATTCGCCGAAGCTCTCGAAGTCATCCCTACCACCCTTGCTGAAAACGCCGGTCTTAACCCCATTGCCATCGTCACGGAGCTGAGAAACAAGCACGCTCTTGGTGACCGGAATGCAGGTATTaatgtgaagaagggaatTATCAGTAACATTTTGGAGGAGAACGTGGTTCAACCTTTGCTGGTGTCTACGAGTGCTTTGGAGTTGGCGACTGAGACGGTGGCGTTGATTTTGAGGATTGACGATATTCAGGTGCGTATTTTACTCCTTGGCAGCCCGCCATTGCTGACATAGTACAGTTTTCACGATAATTGTTTCATACTACCCAACATGCATTGACAATTGTGATAGATGGTAATTGTTTTTGGTTACACTAACATGCATTTTAACAACGTCATCAAAAAAGGCTCAGCACACTCGATTTTTCACCGGATAACGGTCAAAAAACTCTACGAGCTGGTCGATAGCCTGAAGACACACATCGATCTGGGCTTCCACGGTGCTACCTCCGCTACATGGAAATTAACATTTGTAGCTAATTCCAGACTTTAGAACTCACATATGAGGCGTTCCAATGAAGTTATTGAGCTCCAGTAACCCGCTGGCGACATCCTATCTAATGGGCTCTACTACAAAGACGTCACTCGCCGCTCCCCATACTCTCCTAACTcctgcatcatcattttgTTCCCTTCTCAACTCGTCCGCCAAGGCAACCTCATCCACCACAGCGCCTCTCGACAAGTTGACCAAGACACTAGAGAGGGAGCATGGATGATAAGGAGGAATGACGAGTGTGAGGGAGTGGGCCAGAGGGATGGGAGGCAGACCACCGCGTAGGAGGCGAGGTGGGTGAGAAGGTGCGGATGGTGCAGTCAAACGCATGCTGAACGCATCCATTAGCAGGGGCATTTGGTTTTATGGAGGTGGCTTACATGGAAGATAGCGGCAGCTCGACGGGCAGTGGCACTTATGCCAACCATTCCTACTACTTTACCTCTCAACGTTCTACCGAGGTTGTTAATAGACAACATGGTTTCTCCAGCACGAAGGCGACGGTCAAGCTTGGGCACTCGACGAAGGAGAGCGAGAGTGAGCGACAATGTAAGCTCAGTAACGACCTGGGAGTTCTCGCCCGGACAGTCTGCCACAGGATCATCAGTAATCATTTTTGGGATCAAAGGATCgagcgaagaagattaACTCATCAGTGTGAcgcccttctccttgcaaCCCTCAATATCAATACTGTCATACCCGACACCTACAATGGCCAAACCCATTAACTTCCCTGCCTTATCCAACACCTCTCTCGTAATAAGGTTAGCTCGATTGATCACACCGTTTGTCAATGGCCAAGCTTCTTCGGGGCTCATCTCATGCGAAGGGATGACGCGAGCGAACTTCGTCTTGGCGTATGCTAGCGCAGTGGGGTGGATAGGGGTTGGCACGTAAACTGCggcgagggaagaagggagaagggcCTCGGGAGGAGGTGTGGGGAGGTATGGGGACACGGGAGGAGGATCAGAAGGGGTTGtaggggagggagaggtaATAGTTAGTTTTACGGCTGGAGGGTCCATCTTATGGCTGTAGTAAGATAACGAAAAGTTGTGAGAAGTGATGGGATTTGGGAGGCTCGAAGGATAGAGATCTGAACCAGAGGGCTTGATGATGTTACATTTCATCCTTCACCGACTATATAGCAGTCTCCCAGGCCTTCTGCCCTTATCTCCAACGACTTCTCTAATATCGATAACGATAAGATGCTATAAATTCCACGTAGGAAGGCCTCAACCCCTTCTTGCACCCCCCACAAGCCGTGGTAccaaatggaaagagagagaaaagagggcTGATATGGCTTTTCATTCCTCCTTTCAACATTCTCAATCTATTCGATCTACATTCCTAACTACCAGCGGTACTTTAATGAACTGTTGTTGCCGCGACGTCCAAGAACTTCCTTCCAATGATGTAGCGGATAAAAAGTGGAATAAGTTACATGCCATCATCCTGCATAGGCTAGATGATTGCTTGCGGGTAAATTTTAAGTATAATGGCAGTATGAGTACAACCTACGGTCCTTTGTGAACATGGTTTAGCCACCTCGAGCATATAGTTTTCAGagtgaagaaagggaagaaacAAAGATGGGTGCCAATGATTCCTGCAACGAAAGTTACTCATATACATGTACACATAGTAATATCTGGTGAGACCTTCACAATCGGTTCTTCTGCACCATCACATATGAGACGTTGCTACGCCTCCCAACCTTGTTTTTCTCGAGGGTAAGGACAATCAAGAAATTGACTAACGTTATCGAGCGGAACGTTGATTTGCTAAATCGTAACGAATGAAATGTTAATACTAGGCGTACCACCCCTATATGTCTTGTCAGCGATCTGATATAAtgcaagagaaggaaacTATTACGTTATACGGCATTCCACGTCCGTAGAGCAACATCTGACTTCCGGGTAGAGAGTTGATCCCCATTCCACCGGGTAACAtccccattcccatcccatAGGTGTCTGGCATTGATTGACGGAAAGCGTGTTCAATACTGGCGCATTTTGTTGGCGAGAAAGTTCGGATTTTTTGAAAATGCATTCGGACAATAGTTGAGGCATCACGAgttgaaagaaagaagacgaatcAAACATTGTCAGAATAACTACTCTTTATCTTGAGAATTGCTCTTGGCTCACCGATGAGCGTCTGGATTATCATCCACGAAATTTGCAGCAGGCGGCGCCTGCTCAGTCATATATTAGGACCTACCCAAAGacaggaaaaggaaagggataAAAGAGAGAACATACACCATAAGCTCCTAACATGGGGTCGTATATCCTGAGGGAGAATGAATATGGGTGGCAAATCGGGGACGAAGCGACTTACCCTTGGTAACCACTACAATGGATAGGGTAATTTTAGTTAATATCACGCACAGACCAAAGTCTCAATTCTTTacaaaagaaggggagaaggctAGAAGGAAGCTTACCCGTATCCTCCGTAACCACCACCGTACATGCTACTGAGCTCCATTAGATCCATTCCAGCGAACGACCGATTTGCAAAGACATGGTCAGTAAGAAGACTCACCCGCCGTACCGAGGCATCTAAAACAGACAGGTCagctcatccttctctgcATCTTCCCTTAACTTACTCCATAGCCGCCACCCATCATTCCATAGGGCATTACTCCCATTCCGGGATATCCCATACCCATGCCCATTCCGGCACCAGGGTACATGCCAGGCATCATTCCGTTTCCATAGAAAGCCTTTGCACCCTCAGCCGTTTTAGGGTTGGGATTTTCATTTTTCCATTTCGTCGAGTAATATTTGATTTTTGATATGGGTTTAGGTATGACATGTTCGTCAGAAAGAGGTTTAGGCGCATAATAATCACGCCAGTAGATGGAACGATGAGGTTGGTCATTTTTGAGTGGGAGGTTCGGGTTGCGTGGAGGAGGTGCAGGAAGTTCGTCGGCAAGCGGTCGGAGACGAGGTTGTTGTGGGCGAAGCATGAGGCACGAGTTTTTGTGGAGGAAAATGTATCGTTGTTTTGGAGGCGGTGAGCGGTGGCGACGTCGAGTGTGGGCGTTTGGATGGGAGGAGGTACGGGAAGGAGCACGGAAACGTACGTTAATATACTTTGGTTGCTGTGGTGGTGGAGTGCAGGTACTGACCATTGTGAGAGTCTAAGTTCTAAACTATGGTTACGCTAAGGTGTCGCGAGGGCGTAATATATCAAAggttggaggtggtggaagtTAAACAGTTTGTGCAAGATTATATTGTATGACTCTGGTGGAGGAATTCAACCTTTCAGCCCGAAAGTCGTCTGGACATACGCAGCACCAACGAGGTGATGAATGAAGACCGAACGAAGTGTAAATAATGTCGGCTTACCCAGCCTTGTTGGATTGTTTCAAGCGAAGAATTGCCACTTGCCAAAAGAGAATATACTGGTTTGGGAAGGGGGTAAAAGCTGGCGATTGCTATTGTTCACTGGTCGATTAGGGGTAGAGGTGCTCGAGCCTACTAGATCGCGGTCGCGTGGCTACTAGTTACAAAGCGGTAAGTAATGCCTGGATAATAGACTGCGTTATAAAGCAAGTATTTCGAAGAGGGTTCCAGAATGCACTTGCTTGCTCTTCAACCAGATCTTATACAGCTCCTTGACATCGGATTCGATGGTTGATTTCAGGTGAAGCTTTTGACGAGGGTCACAGTGAAGGAACTGCCAGTGTCAGAAGTACAAAAAGGCGTCAACAAATACGTAGTCAGAGGCCGAGGTGAGTGTCGCAGATGAAGGCGGCCGAGGAGAGCACCGAAGCGTGTGCAAAACAAAGGGAAATACgcgaagatgatggaccCCTTTGTCCTGCGATCACGCATCAAATTCATACATGATGTCGTGTGCTGAGCCGGTTATCGGAGAAGCGAGTGTGATCAGGGGTTACTTTGACGGGGCGCGCTGGTTGGTGAAATGCTCAGCGCCGATGCATGAGCAAGAGTTTCCCGAGCTACGAGTGTGATTGGAGAGCACTATACGATAGATATATTGAATTGTTTGCTGGCAGCGGGGCGTAGAAGATTACTAACTGTGCGTGAGAACAAAGAACCAAAGAGATCCGAGCAAATACAGGCACCATCAGCGATTGTGGCCACACGTCATAACGCCGACTCTTCCGCCCACCACCTGCAACCACCAAATaaaaaacaagaagagggttCCGCGGCTATGTCCGCCTTTCGCCACAACAACACAGCTTCcggcttcttcatcaacaggTAAACATATATGATGACGTATTAGAAGAGTGCCTACCGTTGCGGTCCCGATCTCCGAATGAACTTTAACAGCGAGGCTCAAAGGTTATAAGCCAAGGCTCTGAGAGCACTTCAACTTCCAGCAGTGCATTCACAATTTCTCACCTGCATCTATACAATGTCGATCCGCAATACCTCAGGCAAATTTTCCCTAGGCTCTTTCGGTCGCAAAGTATCAGGCATAGACCgcgcctcttctccaaccaAAGACTTAGGCtcaaatgaagatgatcacTCCCCCGTCCGGGAGTCTCACGGTGCCGGCTTGGATGGGCTCGgcaagaagctcaaggGGAGTTTGGCCCATAACAATTTGCTGCCTGCTCTTGGACACAAAGATTTGAGGGCTTTACAAGAGTAAGTATGGAATATGCTCCTTTGTTTAGCCGGAATACTCTTGGAAAGAAGGTGCTTCCGCAGTCGGCATGAAAAATAGCGCTTCTAGCGGCAATTGCTGGGAACGAGTTCCTCGCGGTTGAAGACGTGCCGAGGATCTATCACTGCATCCTTGCATTGGCCTAAAAGTCGTCGCCCTCTCTTTTGCGTTTCCTGTAAGATGATTAAGCCGAGGCAGCTCCGCTCGGTCGATTAACGCTCTATTCCATCCATTGCCTGGACGAGGATACTGGACGCTTCGCGATCGATTTGGGCCCACGATAAATGGCTTACATTatttggagatggaagactCATATAAACAACCTTGCTGACATGCTTATAGTATCATCTCGTCCGAAAAGGGAGTATTGCAGATGTCTGAAAGGC from Cryptococcus neoformans var. neoformans B-3501A chromosome 7, whole genome shotgun sequence encodes:
- a CDS encoding hypothetical protein (Match to EST gb|CF186416.1|CF186416; HMMPfam hit to Cpn60_TCP1, TCP-1/cpn60 chaperonin family, score: 605.3, E(): 4.4e-179) — encoded protein: MASAAVAPSGPGASISDSSFTDKGRPTEVRLSNMNAAKAVADAVRTSLGPKGMDKMIQTSNGEVVITNDGATILKHMAVLHPAARMLVELSQAQDIEAGDGTTSVVVLAGSLLSAAEQLLAQGIHPTTVAQSFQNAASKAVEFLEGISMPVDLNDRESLLRAARTSLNSKIVSQYSSTLAPIAVSAVTRLVTSASSNVDLRDIRIVKKVGGTIEDTELVEGLALNQIAMTNAGGPTRMEKAKIGLIQFQLSSPKPDMDNQIVVNDYRQMDKILKEERQYLLNLCKRIKKTGCNVLLIQKSILRDAVTDLSLHFLAKLKILVIKDIERDEIDFIAKSTGAKPVADIEAFTEDKLGSAELVEETNQSGAKVVKVTGVKNAGKTVSVVCTGANELVLEESERSLHDALCVVRCLVKKRALIAGGGAPEIHVSRLLTDYSHTLKGKEAYCFQAFAEALEVIPTTLAENAGLNPIAIVTELRNKHALGDRNAGINVKKGIISNILEENVVQPLLVSTSALELATETVALILRIDDIQFSR
- a CDS encoding hypothetical protein (HMMPfam hit to 2-Hacid_dh, D-isomer specific 2-hydroxyacid dehydrogenase, catalytic domain, score: 38.8, E(): 1.5e-08) codes for the protein MDPPAVKLTITSPSPTTPSDPPPVSPYLPTPPPEALLPSSLAAVYVPTPIHPTALAYAKTKFARVIPSHEMSPEEAWPLTNGVINRANLITREVLDKAGKLMGLAIVGVGYDSIDIEGCKEKGVTLMNCPGENSQVVTELTLSLTLALLRRVPKLDRRLRAGETMLSINNLGRTLRGKVVGMVGISATARRAAAIFHHAFDCTIRTFSPTSPPTRWSASHPSGPLPHTRHSSLSSMLPL